GGGTGCCCCGGACCCAGGCGTCACGTCCGAGCTCGCGGTAGTGCTGCAGCCGGTGGCACCAGGCGGCGAGCGGCCGCAGGTGAGCCGGGACCGCGGGCGGCGGCGTCAGGGCGCGGGGTGGGTGCTGCGCCAGCTTCGCGATCACCTCCAGGAACCGGTGCGGGGCGACGGCGAAGACCTCACTCGCGAGCTCCAGCTCCCGCGGGCCCCGGTGCCCGTGCTCGGCCAGCGCGGCGCGGACCCGGTCGGCGAACGCCGGGTGCGTCCGGGCCAGCACGGCCGGGGCGGCCGGGCCGTCGGACAGCGCGGCGGTCGCGGCCGCGGCGAGAGCGCCGTCGGCGCGGACCTCGTCGGCGAGCCGGCCCGCGGCCCGGAGCGCCGCGGCGCTCGCGAGATCGGTGTCGTCCGCCCGTCCGGTGATGAGCACGCCCAGGCCGCGCTGCTCGAGCGCACTGGCGACCGCCGCCACGAACGCGGCCGCGTTCGAGGACACCGTTGACGCGTCGATCGTGACGTCGTGCAGCAGCCCGAGCCGGGCGATCAGCTGCTCGTCGGTCAGTTCGCGCAGCGCGCCGGCGTCGAGCACCACGCCGCGCACCTCGCGGTCCACACGCTCCGACTCGCGCCGCACCGCGGTGATCGCGCGCACCGCCGCAGCGCCGATGCGTACCTTGTCCCGCACCGTCAGGGTGAAGTGGGGGGCGGTGACCTTGTGGTCGCCGAACAGCGACTCCCAGCCGGCGTCCTCGCTCGCGCCGGGCATCGCGTTGGACAGCGCCACGATCACCGACATGTTCGCGAACACGCCGTGGCCGAAGGACGCGGTCGAGCGGTCCGCGACCAGTTCGGCGATCTCGGAGGGCAGCTTGACCAGGTCGCCCATCACGGCACCCGCGGTGCGCATGCAGTTCAGGGAGAGCTCGAGCGCCAGGGGCGTCATCGGCCCCGGCATCGCCTCGGACGTGTTCGCCGAGGAGTAGTCCGGCAGCGCCGGGTCGACGAGGGAGTCGAACTCGCCGTTGAGCCCGTCGGGCCCGGCCGGGCGCATGACGTCGGTCGCCGGCGCCGGCGGCCGGACGTGACCGCGGTAGCCGAAGGGGGAGCGGGCGGGCAGCGCCCGGCCGAGCAGGTGCGTCCGCCCGGCCGCCGCCCGCGCGAAGTCCTCGACGCACTCGCGTGAGGTCCACCCGCACCGGAAGCCCAGTTCCTCCAGCCGCGCGGTGTCGACGATCGGGAACCACAGCAGGCCGCGGAAGCTGCCCGGGTCGAGCTCGCCGACCCCGGCGTGCCACAGGCCGGCGACCAGCTTCTCCAGCGACGAACGCGAGAGCTCGACGTACCGGCGGCCGAGGATCGACGCGATCTCACGCATCGTCAGGGTGTCGGGGGCGGCGAGGTTCACCGGCCCCGCCCAGCGCTCGCCGACCGCCTGGGCGAAGAACCGCCCGACGTCCTCGGGGTGCACGAACTGCATCGTGTTCGTGTAACCCTTCACGCCCGGCAGCACCGGCGTCGCGAAGTTGGTCGCGATGATGTTGTCCGCCTGACGCCCGATCACGGTGCCGGCCCGCACCATCAGCGCGTCCAGTCCGGCGTCGACGATCATCCGCTCGGCGTCGACCTTGTGGAGCGAGTACGGGCTCTCCGGGTCCGGCCGCTGCGGCGAGGTCTCGCTCAGCCGCGCCGGGTTGTCCGGGTGGCACCCGTAGGACATGACGCTGGAGGCGAACACCAGTCGCTTGACGCCGTGCGCGTTCATGGCGTCGACGACGTTGCGCGTCCCGCCGAGGTCGATGCTGCGGGTGATCGAGACGTCCTTGTTCGGCACGAGGTTCCACGCGAGGTGGACGACCGCGTCCATGCCCTCGACGGCGCGCCGGACCCCGTCGGCGTCGCGGATGTCCGCGGCGCGGTAGTCGGCCATGCCCGCCGGAAGCCGCTCGGGCCGCGACCGCGACAGACCGACGACCTCGTGTCCGTGCAGCGCGAGGCGCCGGACGACGTCCCGGCCGAACACCCCGGACGCCCCGGTGACGAGGACCCTCACGCACCCACCCCCATGTACTCGGCGAAGATCGCCGAGCTGTCCAGTTCGCCGGGCTCGCCGCGGAAGGCGACGCGCCCGTGGTTCAGCAGGAAGACGTAGTCCGCGATCTCCAGTGCCCGCGTCACGTACTGCTCGACGAGCAGCAGCGCGACGCCCTCGGAGGCGAGCCGGCGCAGGAACTCGAAGATCTCGTCGACGACCTTGGGCGCGAGCCCCATCGACACCTCGTCGAGCAGGACGTAGGCGGGGGACGACACGTAGGACTTCGCGAGCGCGAGCATCTGCTGCTCCCCGCCGCTCATCGTCCCGGCGAGCTGGGAAAGCCGCTGCCCGAGCCGTGGGAACGCGGCGGTCGCCTTCTCGATCGCGTCGCCGACGTTCCTGCCCCGCGCCTGGACCAGCAGGTTCTCCCGCACCGTCAGCGACGGGAACACCCCGCGCCCCTCGGGGACATGACAGATCCCGGCCCGCGAGACCGCGTCGGCGCCGCGGGGGAACGGCCGCCCGTCGACGGTGATGCGCCCACCGCTCGGCCGCAGCAGCCCGCTCGCCACGCGCAACGTCGTGGTCTTCCCGGCCCCGTTCGGCCCGAGCAGCGCGACGACGCTGCCGCGCGGCACCCACAGCGACAGGTCGCGCAGCACGGTGACGCCGCCGTACCCGGCGCGGACGTCGGTCAGCTCGAGCACGTCATACCTCCCGGCCCGCAGCGACGGCCACGCGGGCCCGCACCGGCCCGCCCTTGGCCCGGAGCTCCTCACGGGTGCTCGCGAGTGCCCCGCCGGCGACGCGGCCGGTCGGACGCCCCGTCAGAAGAACGGCCGCGATCGCGGCGAGCCCGAAGCCGGGGAGGAACAGCTCGGTGACGTCGGGGTCGCTGATGTAGCCGTACGGCAGCGTGAGCAGCGCCGCGGCGATGATCGGCGCGGTCACCGCCCCGCGCCCGCTGATCGCGAGCACGGAGAGCCAGAGCAGCGAGGTGATCGGGAAGAACGCCTGGCTGGACGTCGACAACCCCTGCGCGCCGAGCAGCGCGCCGGCGATCGCGGCCATCCACGCGGAGATGCAGAACACCAGCACCTTGGTGACGTTGACGCTCGTCCCGGCCGTCGCCAGCGCCAGCGGGCTGTCCGCCATCGCCTGCAGCAGGCGGCCGAGTCGCCCGGCGTTGATCGCCGCGACCAGCGCGAGCGCGACCACCGCCGCCACCAGCAGGACGTAGTAGAAGGAGCGGTCGGAGGTGAATCCGCTGGGCCGCGCCACGGGCTGGTTGTTCAGCGCCCCGAACATGAAGTCGGTCGTGAAGAGCAGCTGCTGGATCAGTACGCCGAAGCCCAGCGTCGCCAGCGCCAGGTAGATGCCGGTGAGCCGGATCGCAGGCAGCGCCACCAGCGCGCCGGCCGGGACCGCGACGATCCCGACCCCGAGCAGCGCGAGCAGCCACGGCACCCCGGCGTCCTGGAGGTGGTGGAAGGTCGTGCCGCCGAGTGCCGCGAATGCCGCGTGGCACAGCGAGATCTGACCCGACGTCCGCACCAGGAGGTTGAGCGAGGCGAACAGGACGACGAACGCGGCGCCGGTCGCGTAGAGCGGCAGTCGCGCACCGACGAGGTCGGGGACGAGCACCGCGCCGACGAGGGCGAGCACCAGCAGCGGCGCCTTCGCGGGGCGGGGGACGATCTGCAGGGGCGGCGCGAGGCGGCGGTCGGCGCCGGCGGCCCCGAGCCGCGACGACTTCACCGTCACGAGCACGACCACCAGGACGAGGAACGGGACCGCGGTCGGCAGGCCGGACAGCGACTGGTACTGCGCGACCTCCTTGCCGACCAGGGCCTGCGCGACGCCGATCCCGAGGCCACCGACCAGCGTGAGGGGGAGACTGCGGAACAGCCCGACGGCCGCGGCGCCGAACGCCTGCAGCACGAGCAGGGAGAGGAACAGCGCGTCGAGCCCGGAGGTCGGCGCGATGAGGATGCCCGACAGCGCGGCGAACACCGACCCCGTCACCCACGCGGTCCGGCGCACGCGGGAGGTGCTGGTGCCGGCGAGCGCGAGCAGGGCCGGGTTGTCGACGACCGCGCGCATCTGCGTGCCGAGGGCGGAGAACCGGAAGAACACCACCAGCGCGCCGACCGCGCCGAGCGCGATGAGGAACGTCGCGAGCTGGTCGTAGCCGACGACGATGCCGGCGAGCGGGAACCCGTCGGTCGGCAGGAAGCCGGGGAACACGAGCGGGGTCGCGCCGTAGTGCGCGATCAACAGCCCGACGATGCCGATCTGCAGCCCGATCACCGCCACGACCTTGTACGCGACGGTCGTCTCGGCCAGCCGGCGCGCGAGCAGTTCGAGCAGCAGGCCGAACAGCGGCGCCACCACCCCGAGCACGAGCAACAGCGACAGCCACGCGGGCAGCCCCTGCTTCGCGCGGAACTCGTAGTAGGCGTACGCGCCGAGTGCGCCCGTCGACCCGTGGGCGAGGTTGAAGACCCCGCTGGTGACGTAGGTGAGCGTCAGGCCGGTCGCGGTCAGCGCGTAGATCGCGCCCGCCGCGAGCCCGACGACGAGGACGGCGAGATAGGCGTCCATCAGCCGCAGATCCCGCACGTCGGCGCCCCGGCCGGGGCGGGGGACGTCGGCTTCCCGGAGACCAGCGGGCACTCCGGTCGATGGGCCCGGGTCATGCCGGCCGCGACGACGAGACCGTCGCCGGCGGGTGTGGACGGGGCGTCAGAACGTAGCCACGGGCGCGATCCCAGCGCCGCCAGCTGTGCCGACCGCCGCTCGGCGACCCGCCGCCGCGCGCGGGCCAGGGTGCGTCCCGCGAGGACCCAGTAGACGAGGACCGCCGCCGTGCCGAGGTTCAGCCACGGCAGCTGGTCGCTCGGGTCGCCCTCGCCGGCGGCCTGCCACCAGCACACGACGAGCAGCACGATCGCGACCAGCCCGAAGCCCCCGACCCACCGCGTCTCGCGGGGGAGCCAGGGCACGGCGGGGGCCGCGGCAGGGGAGGTCACGGGGGCCGCCACGGCTCAGGCGTGCTCGCGCGCCGGGGCCGGGATGTCGTGGGAGTTCCGGTCCGCCGGCGCCGCGGTCGTGGGCAGGGACCCGGGAGCCAGCTTCCGGAGGATCTCGTTCTGCTCGAGGACGGCGGCCTCGACGGCGTCCATCTTCCGCCACTCGTCGCGGAGGTCGGCCGAGACCCACAACGTGGTCGCGGTTGCGAGGGCGAAGACGCCACCGAGCCCGCAGGAGATCAGGTAGGGGATCTGGCCCGCGACGATGCCCTGGTCGCTGACGCCGAACCACCCGACGACGAGCAGGACCACACCGACCACCGCGGCCAGGACGGCGGCCGCGCGGTCGGGCTGGGATCGGACGAACGTCACCGGGTCCACGGGACGACCTTTCGCAACGGGGCGGCCAGACCGCTCGTGGCGAGCAACGCCAGCCCGGCCAGGGCGAGGACGGCGTAGAACGACAGGATCGACCCGGAGGAGAACCACCCGGTGCGGATCACCTGCGTCGCCGGCGAGGTGAGGTTGACGGTGGGCGCGGTGCCGGGCAGGACGCCGGTGCTCGGCACCAGCCCGGGCGCGCCCGCCGCGTCGACGCCGGGCACGGGGGCCGCGAGCGCGGCGCCCGGTGTCCCGGTCGCGTCGACCGGGGACGTCGCCGGGCCGGCGGCGGTGTCGAAGCTCTGCGCGTCCGCGCTGGCGGTGACCTGTCCGAAGACCCAGCGGGTGATGATCGGCAGCCCGCTCTGCGGGTCCTGCTGGGTCATCGTGATCTGGAGCCCGGCCGAGGTGATGCTCGTCCTCGTCCGCGTCTCGGTGATCCAGGTCAGCTCGATGCCCGCGTTCTTCAGGATCGAGTTGATGGCGCTGACGTCCACCGGGGTGCTGTTCGCGGGGCTGGTGAAGCCTTTCGGCCCGAAGCTGACCGGCGTCCCCGCGACCGAGATGGTCCCGATGCCGAAGGTGCTGTTCGGGTTGAACGTCCCGCTCGCGTTCACCGTCGCGGCCGCGGTCGCGGTCAGCCCGGAGAGCTGCAGCAGCCCGCCGGCGATGTTGATGCCGGTCGCCTCCGACGTCCCGACCGCCGAGGTCAGGCCGTCGGCAGCCTGCTCGGCGCGGGCGATCGCAGCGACGTGAGCCACCGTCAGCCCGACCCCGCCCTGAACGCTGGAGCTGCCCGAGGCGGCCTTGGCCTCCGCGCTGCTCGGGCCGCAGGCCGAGGTCATCGTGTAGGGGAGCGAGCCGGGCAGGCCGGCGCCCTCGGTGTCGGGCACCTTCGTGGTGCGGTGGTCGTCCGTGCACCGGGTGTTGGCGACCATCGGGTAACCGGGCACCGCGAACGGCAGCGGGTAGCCCTGGTCGGCGGCGAGACCGCCGATCAGCCCGGGTGCCGCAGCAGCCAGGCTCCCCGGGTACGGGTAGCTGGCGAACGCCTGCTGTTCCACGGACGACGATGAGGCCTGCGCCATCGGCGCGGTCACGTCGATCGGACTCCGCTCGACCGGGAACGCCTCGGACGAGATCGTGAACCGGAGGCCGTGGGCCGCGGCGCTCGCCTGGTAGCTCCCGGCGGCGGTCGCGCTGCCGGTCGTCGTCGCGAGGGTCCCGGCCGCGGCGGTCGCGAGCAGGACGAGCGCGAGCGCGGCACGCACCGCGCGTCGCCTCCCGGTCCGGGGGTCCGTCACTTCCGGCATGACATCGTCAATCCGTACGGGGTGGTGAAGGCGCCACCGTTTCTCGCCTCCATCACGGACCAACACTTCGTGTCCGGTGTCTTCTGGCCGGGCGTCAGCGTGATCGGGGCGACCATGCCGCCGAGCGTCTCCTTCTTCAGCCCACCGGCGGCCTTGAGCAGGGCCGCCGACGAGACGGTCGGGGTCGTCTCGGCAACGCCGAGAACGAAGCGCTCGAACAACAGGCCGGCGGTGAAGCCGATGATGGCCGCCGGCCCGGGCTCCTTGCCGCCGCCGTAGCGCTGAAAGCTGGTCAGGTAACGCTGAAAGGTCTCGTTCTCGGCGTCGGCGCCGGTGACGCAGCAGAAGGGAACGACCGGCAGGGCCAACCGGATGTTCGCGAGTCCGGCCTTGGTGGGGGTGTCCGGGTACACGCTCGCGTACGACAGGACGTAGATCGGGTTGAAGCCCTGTCGGGAGCAGGACTGCCCCATGCGCTGGAGCGCGGACGGGTCGGCCACGATCGTCACGGCCGTGACTCCCGCCGACTTCATCGCGGAGCACTCGCTCGTGAAGTCGAGCTGGGTGAGGCTGAACTGCTTGCTGTAGGCGAGCTCCAGCCCGTTCTGAGCGACGAACTTCTCGTCGATCATGAATCGCTTGCCCTCGGCGCAGGTCTGCGCCTCCTGGCAGTAGAGGAAGCCGAACTTCTTGTTCTGCGCGCCGGACCGTGCGGCCTCGGCCGCCAGCGACCAGTAGTTGGTCGCGACCGCCGGGCACTGGTTGAACATCACCGGCGAGTCGTTCCAGGCGCTGGAGCCGCAGTCACCGCCGATGGCGGGAACACCCTTGCTCTGCAGGTAACCCATCATGCCGCGGCTGGTGAACGGCGCCATCGAGCCGACGATCGCGACCGCACCTTCGTTCTCCACACACGCCCGCGCGTGCGACAGGGCCACGTTGGGGTCCGACCCCGAGTCCTTCACCACGAGGCGGATCTGATGCCCCGCCACGCCGCCGCGGGAGTTCACGTCACCGACCCAGGCCTGCATACCGTTGACGCCCTGGGCCAGCGCGGCACCGGCCGGACCACCCATCTCCGAGATCGAGCAGATGGTGAGCGGCTTGTTGTCCGTCTTCAGCGCGGCGGTCGCGGGGCGGCTGCTCTTCCCGCCGCCCGAGGTGCTCGCCCCCGGGGCCGTCGTCGCGGTCGTCGTCCCGGGCTTGGCGGCCGTGCCGCCGGCGACCGGGGTCGCGACGGGCTGGGCGCCCGGGGCCGCGGCGTTCGGGTCGGGCGCCGGCGCGCCGGGGTCGGCCTGGACGGCGCCGGGGACGTCGGCGGCCGTGCCGGCCGGGTCGGCGCCCGGGACCGTCGTGACCGCCCCGCCGTTCATCGCGACGAGCTCGTCCTGCGTCAGGCGCGTCCCGCACCCGGCCAGCAGCGCCAGTGCCAGCACCGACGCCAGCGCCGGCGCGAGCGCGGCGGGGAAGGCGCGGAATCGGGGGCCGGACATGCATCTCCCGGGCGTGCGGAAACGGTGCGTCTGCTCAGCAGGACGATACGTGCTGCAGGTCACTTCGGGAAGAAAAGAGTGAAGATAATTTGTAGAGTTGTCGCCATGACGGACGAGACGGCACCGGTTCGGGTGCAGGTCGCCGCCGGTGTGGCGACGCTGTCGCTGAACCGGCCGCACCGGCACAACGCGATCGACGACGCGCTCCACGAACAGCTCGTCGAGGCCTGGGACGCGGCGCTGGCCGACCCGGACGTCCGCGTGATCCTGCTCCGCGGCGAAGGGCGCTCGTTCTGCTCCGGCCGGGACACCGCGCAGCTGGGCGAACGGCCGGCGG
This sequence is a window from Sporichthya brevicatena. Protein-coding genes within it:
- a CDS encoding ABC transporter permease yields the protein MRDLRLMDAYLAVLVVGLAAGAIYALTATGLTLTYVTSGVFNLAHGSTGALGAYAYYEFRAKQGLPAWLSLLLVLGVVAPLFGLLLELLARRLAETTVAYKVVAVIGLQIGIVGLLIAHYGATPLVFPGFLPTDGFPLAGIVVGYDQLATFLIALGAVGALVVFFRFSALGTQMRAVVDNPALLALAGTSTSRVRRTAWVTGSVFAALSGILIAPTSGLDALFLSLLVLQAFGAAAVGLFRSLPLTLVGGLGIGVAQALVGKEVAQYQSLSGLPTAVPFLVLVVVLVTVKSSRLGAAGADRRLAPPLQIVPRPAKAPLLVLALVGAVLVPDLVGARLPLYATGAAFVVLFASLNLLVRTSGQISLCHAAFAALGGTTFHHLQDAGVPWLLALLGVGIVAVPAGALVALPAIRLTGIYLALATLGFGVLIQQLLFTTDFMFGALNNQPVARPSGFTSDRSFYYVLLVAAVVALALVAAINAGRLGRLLQAMADSPLALATAGTSVNVTKVLVFCISAWMAAIAGALLGAQGLSTSSQAFFPITSLLWLSVLAISGRGAVTAPIIAAALLTLPYGYISDPDVTELFLPGFGLAAIAAVLLTGRPTGRVAGGALASTREELRAKGGPVRARVAVAAGREV
- a CDS encoding NAD-dependent epimerase/dehydratase family protein, which produces MRVLVTGASGVFGRDVVRRLALHGHEVVGLSRSRPERLPAGMADYRAADIRDADGVRRAVEGMDAVVHLAWNLVPNKDVSITRSIDLGGTRNVVDAMNAHGVKRLVFASSVMSYGCHPDNPARLSETSPQRPDPESPYSLHKVDAERMIVDAGLDALMVRAGTVIGRQADNIIATNFATPVLPGVKGYTNTMQFVHPEDVGRFFAQAVGERWAGPVNLAAPDTLTMREIASILGRRYVELSRSSLEKLVAGLWHAGVGELDPGSFRGLLWFPIVDTARLEELGFRCGWTSRECVEDFARAAAGRTHLLGRALPARSPFGYRGHVRPPAPATDVMRPAGPDGLNGEFDSLVDPALPDYSSANTSEAMPGPMTPLALELSLNCMRTAGAVMGDLVKLPSEIAELVADRSTASFGHGVFANMSVIVALSNAMPGASEDAGWESLFGDHKVTAPHFTLTVRDKVRIGAAAVRAITAVRRESERVDREVRGVVLDAGALRELTDEQLIARLGLLHDVTIDASTVSSNAAAFVAAVASALEQRGLGVLITGRADDTDLASAAALRAAGRLADEVRADGALAAAATAALSDGPAAPAVLARTHPAFADRVRAALAEHGHRGPRELELASEVFAVAPHRFLEVIAKLAQHPPRALTPPPAVPAHLRPLAAWCHRLQHYRELGRDAWVRGTHGYRLAALERGRRLMTSGVLDRPDDAFYLTLDQLLAPPADARTVVARRRAERERLKSIRVPTFFSRTWKPEAADESLHAGNAATGIGVSPGVVRGTVRVLDADALEDLEPDEILVAAYTDAGWTPYFGLAAAVITDTGGQMSHAAVVARECGIPCVVSVPAASRRLRTGQTVEVDGSTGRVTVLSDALEIGARPDEEN
- a CDS encoding ABC transporter substrate-binding protein, translated to MSGPRFRAFPAALAPALASVLALALLAGCGTRLTQDELVAMNGGAVTTVPGADPAGTAADVPGAVQADPGAPAPDPNAAAPGAQPVATPVAGGTAAKPGTTTATTAPGASTSGGGKSSRPATAALKTDNKPLTICSISEMGGPAGAALAQGVNGMQAWVGDVNSRGGVAGHQIRLVVKDSGSDPNVALSHARACVENEGAVAIVGSMAPFTSRGMMGYLQSKGVPAIGGDCGSSAWNDSPVMFNQCPAVATNYWSLAAEAARSGAQNKKFGFLYCQEAQTCAEGKRFMIDEKFVAQNGLELAYSKQFSLTQLDFTSECSAMKSAGVTAVTIVADPSALQRMGQSCSRQGFNPIYVLSYASVYPDTPTKAGLANIRLALPVVPFCCVTGADAENETFQRYLTSFQRYGGGKEPGPAAIIGFTAGLLFERFVLGVAETTPTVSSAALLKAAGGLKKETLGGMVAPITLTPGQKTPDTKCWSVMEARNGGAFTTPYGLTMSCRK
- a CDS encoding ABC transporter ATP-binding protein, which encodes MLELTDVRAGYGGVTVLRDLSLWVPRGSVVALLGPNGAGKTTTLRVASGLLRPSGGRITVDGRPFPRGADAVSRAGICHVPEGRGVFPSLTVRENLLVQARGRNVGDAIEKATAAFPRLGQRLSQLAGTMSGGEQQMLALAKSYVSSPAYVLLDEVSMGLAPKVVDEIFEFLRRLASEGVALLLVEQYVTRALEIADYVFLLNHGRVAFRGEPGELDSSAIFAEYMGVGA